CCCGCCGGCCCCGCCGCCGTGGGATCTCGGCCCCGACACCGACGAGTTGTTCCGTCCCGACGACGACCCGCTGTTCTCTCCCGGTGGCTGGGCTCGGGAATCGGAGGTCGGCTACGGTCGCCACGCCCGCCGCGACCAACGGTAATCGGGCAGCTCAGCTGAACAGCACCGCGCTGTTGAGGTACCCGGTGGGATCGAAGGCGGCTTTCAGGGTGCGCATCGCGGCGATGTCGGCGGTCCCGCGCGACATCCCCAGATACTCCCGTTTGCGCACGCCCACCCCGTGTTCGGAGCTGACGTTGCCGCCGCAGCCGGTGATCAGGTCCATCATCGCCGCGTCCAGGCGGTGCTCGCGCGACTCGGTGAGCGCGCAGCGCAGCACGTTGAGATGCAGGTTGCCTTCGCCCAGGTGACCGAAGAGCACCGGGATCGCGTCGGGGGCATGCTCGGCGAGCAGCGCGCCGGCGCGGGCGGTGAACCCGGCGATCTCCTCCAGCGGCAACGACACGTCGAACTTCAGCGGGGGGCCGAATACTCCCAGAACGTCGGTGATCGCCTCGCGGGTCCGCCACAGCCGCTGCCGTGCCGCGACGTCGACGGCGACGGCGGGCTCACCGCAGGCGCGCACCGCGGCCAGGGCGTCGCCGAGCGCCTCGGTGGGGTCGTGGTCGGCGGCCACCTCGACCAGCAGCAGCCAGGTGCCGTCGACCGGGGCGGGCACCCCCAGATGCTCGTCGGTGAGCGCGGTGGCCGCACCGTCGATCAGCTCCAGCGCGGCGATGCCGTCCACGTCGGCGAAGATCCGTGCGGCGTCGAGGAGTGCGGTCAACTCGGCGAAGCCGCAGACCGCGGTGACCCGATGCGCCGTCGGCCGGTGCAAGCGCACCTCCACCTCGGTGATGACCCCCAGGGTGCCCTCCGCGCCGACGAACAGCGCCGGCAGGTCGTAGCCGGTGTTGTCGCGGCGCACCCGGCTGTATCGACGCAGGAGCTCGCCGGTCGGCAGGGCCACCTGCAGGCCCAGCACCTGCTCGCCCATGTTGCCGTAGCGGATGGTGTGTAGACCACCGGCGTTGGTGGAGGCCATGCCGCCGACGGTGGCGGTGTCGCGGGCGGCCAGATCGACCCCGAACAGCAGCCCCGCGGCGGCCGCGGTCCGCTGCAGCGCCGCCAACGACACCCCGGCGCCGACCCGCACCCGCCGTTCGGTCTCATCGACCGCACTGAGTTCGGTGAGCCGGTCGGTGCAGAGCAGCACGTCGTCGTGGTGCGGCACGGTGCCGGCGACCAGGGAGGTGCGACCGCCCTGCACGGTGACGTGCGCCCCGGACTCCTGGCAGACCTGCAGCACGGCCGCCACCTGGTCGGCGCAGCCCGGGCGCACCAAAGCACTGGCGTGGCCGCGGTACCGACCGGTGTAGTCGACGCTGCGGCCGGCGAGGACGTCGGCATCGGTGCTCAGGTGCCCGGAGCCGACCACCGACCGCAGCCGGTCGGCCAGGGAGACGCTCACGTCGTCGGTCTATCACAGCCGGGCGGTATTCACCGCACGCTGTTGGCGATCAACTCCACCCCGTTGCCGTTCCAGCGGAACTTCACCACGCTGTCGAGGCCCGCCAGGCCCGTCGAGTAGGTCAACGCCACCGTGTCGCCGGTGCACTGTGCGGTGTCGATTCCGGTGAACCCGTAGGTGTCGGGCACCCCCTCCGGGATGAATTTCCCGAGGTGGAACATGACCGCGCGGGTGTTGGGATGCTCGGCATTGGTGTTGGCCGCCACGATCACCGCCGACAGCTGGGCGCACTCGTTGTAGTTGCCGGCCAACGGTTCGGGGTTCCACGGCTGTCCGCTGCGCGGATCGCGGGGCAGCTCCGAGACGGCCCGCGCGACGGTGGGGGCGGCCAGGTTCACCGCGCACGGATCGGCCGGGCCGGGCGGGGGACTGCTCGACGGGGGACTCGACGACGCCGCGGTCGACGACTCCGGCACCGGCTCGGCGATCGTGGTGGTCGGGGTCGGGGTTTTCGCGACGGTGGAGTCCCCGGACCCGCAGGCGGCCAGCCCCCACGCCAGCAGGATCACGCCCGGCCCCGCTATCCACCGGGAGGATCTGCCCGCAGTCACCACATCGGGCACCGTACCGGCCCCCGTGCGCGGGCGGCGGGAGGCGCGGCCCCGCAGGCCGGTGGTGATCACCACAATCGGCGGCGCCCCCTGCCGACCGCGACCGTCCGACGGCGCACCGGCTGCCCGTAGACTGCAAGACGCCATGACCTCCCCCGATAGCGCCGAATCGCCCGCCGCCGAGCCGACCGCGACGGAGCCGAGCGCCGCGTCGCCGCCCGTGCCGACCTTCGCCGAATTGAACCTGCACCCCGCGGTGCTGCAGGCGGTCACCGATGTCGGCTACGAATCGCCGTCGGCGATCCAGGAGGCGACGATCCCGGCGTTGATGGCCGGCTCCGACGTGGTCGGTCTGGCCCAGACCGGTACCGGCAAGACCGCGGCGTTCGCCACCCCGATCCTGTCCAAGATCGACACCAGCGCCAAGACCACCCAGGCCCTGGTGCTCGCCCCCACCCGGGAACTGGCGCTGCAGGTCGCCGAGGCGTTCAGTCGCTACGGTGCGCACCTGTCCGGCCTCAACGTGCTGCCGATCTACGGCGGCTCCTCCTACGGGGTGCAGTTGGCGGGGCTGCGGCGCGGGGCGCAGGTGGTGGTCGGCACGCCCGGACGCGTCATCGACCACCTCGAGCGCGGCACGTTGGACCTGTCCCGGGTGGACTATCTGGTGCTCGACGAGGCCGACGAGATGCTGCAGATGGGGTTCGCCGAGGACGTGGAACGCATCCTCGCCGACACCCCGGAATACCGCCAGGTCGCACTGTTCTCCGCGACGATGCCGCGCGCGATCCGCGCCATCACGGCGAAATACCTGCACGACCCGGTCGAGGTCACCGTCAAGGCGAAGACCGCGACCGCGGAGAACATCACCCAGCGCTACATCCAGGTCTCGGGCCCCCGCAAGATGGACGCGCTGACCCGGGTGCTGGAGGTGGAGCCGTTCGAGGCGATGATCGTGTTCGTCCGCACCAAGCAGGCCACCGAGGAGGTCGCCGAGAAGTTGCGGGCCCGCGGCCTGGCCGCCGCTGCCATCAACGGCGACATCGTCCAGGCCCAGCGGGAACGCACGATCGGCGCGCTCAAGGACGGCACACTCGACATCCTGGTGGCCACCGACGTGGCCGCCCGCGGACTCGATGTCGAACGCATCTCCCATGTGCTCAATTACGACATCCCACAGGACACCGAGTCCTACGTGCACCGCATCGGGCGCACCGGACGGGCCGGCCGGTCGGGGGCCGCGCTGCTGTTCGTCTCGCCGCGGGAACGTCACTTGCTCAAGGCGATCGAGAAGGCCACCCGCCAGAAGCTCACCGAGGCACAACTGCCCACCGTGGAGGACGTCAACGCCCAACGCGTTTCGAAGTTCCGGGATTCCATCACCGACACCCTCGCCGCGCCGGGGCTGGATCTGTTCCGCAGCCTGATCGAGGACTACGAACGCGACCACGACGTTCCGCTGGCCGACATCGCGGCCGCGTTGGCGCTGCAGTCACGCAACGGCGACGAGTTTTTGATGGTGGAGCCGCCACCGGAGAAGCGCCGCGAGCGACGAGATCGGAAAACCGAGCGGGACAGCAGAACCGGGCGCCACACCGGGCCGCGTTCCGGGTTCGCCACCTACCGGATCGCGGTCGGCAAGCGCCACAAGATCGGGCCGGGCGCGATCGTCGGCGCCATCGCCAACGAAGGAGGGCTGCAGCGCAGCGACTTCGGGCACATCAGCATCCACCCGAACTTCTCGCTGGTGGAGTTGCCGGCCAAACTGCCGCGGAAGACCTTCAAGGCATTGGAGAACACCCGTATCTCCGGGGTGCTGATCAATCTGCAGCCCGACCGCGCGCCGGGGAAGTCGGGTCGTCGCGACCCGGCCAAGCCGCGCCGGAAGCCCACCGAATGATCGTCTCCCGCGATATGCCCGCCCAGGGCGGGCTCGAGCAGATCCCCAGCGGTTACCGTGTCGAGTCGCTCACCGGGATCCGCGCGGTCGCCGCCCTGCTGGTGGTCTGCACCCACGCCGCGTTCACCACCGGCAAGTATCCGGAAGGCTATTTCGGGGCGTTCTGGTCGCGCACCGAGATCGGCGTGCCGATCTTCTTCGTGCTCTCCGGTTTCCTGTTGTTCCGCCCGTGGGTCCAGGCCAGCCGGCACGGACGCGCGGGCCCGTCGTTGCGCCGCTACGCCCGCCACCGCGTGCGGCGCATCATGCCCGCCTACGTCGTCACCGTGCTCGCCGCCTACGCGGTCTACCACTTCCGTACCGCCGGACCCAACCCGGGGCACACCGTCGCGGGGCTGTTGCGCAACCTGACGCTGACCCAGATCTACACCGACAACTACGTCTACTCCTACCTGCACCAGGGGTTGACCCAGATGTGGAGCCTGGCTGTGGAAGTCGGCTTCTACGCGGCGTTGCCGTTGCTGGCCTACGTGCTGCTGGTGCTGCTGTGCCGGCGCCGGTGGCGGCCGGATCTGCTGCTGGCCGGTTTGGCGGTCGCCGCGGCGGTGAGCCCGGCCTGGCTGATCCTGGTGCACAGCGTCGACTGGCTGCCCGACGGGGCGCGACTGTGGCCACCGGCGTACCTGATGTGGTTCGTGGCCGGCATGGTGTTGACGGTGCTGCAGGCCCTCGAGGTACGGGTGTACGGGTTCGCGGTGATCCCGCTGGCGGTCGTGTGCTACGTCATCGCCGCCACCCCGATCGCCGGGGAGCCGACGACGTCGCCGCGCGAATTGATCCAGGCGTTGGTCAAAGTGGTGTTCTACGCGGTGATCGCCGCGTTGGCGGTGGCGCCGTTGGCGCTGGGCGACCGCGGTTGGTACGCCCGGGCGCTGGGCACCCGTCCGATGGTGTGGCTCGGGGAGATCTCCTACGAGATCTTCCTGATCCACATGGTGTTGATGGAGATCGCCATGGTCGACGTGCTGCACTGGCAGATCTGGACCGGGTCGATGTGGGTGCTCTTCGCGGTCACCGTGGTGCTCACGGTGCCGTTGGCCTGGCTGTTGCACTACCTCACCTGGGATCTGCCGGCGCGGCGGCGCGCGCGACGGCAGCGGCCACGGTGAGTCAGCCGCGCCGGACCGACGGCACCACCAGCGGCGCGACGAACTCGGTGAGCATGGCGGCCTCCTCGGCCTCATCGCGGCCGGGGAAGACCAGCAGGGAGGTCATCACCCGCACCACCCAGCGGGCGCGTCGCTGCGCGTCGGGGCCCATCGGAGCGGCATCCGGCTGTAACTGCTCCAGGAATGCCGCGACCATCGCGATGATCACCTCGGACCGATCGGCCATCTCACCGCCGAGCGGTCCGGTGCGGGCGAACCAGGAACTCAGGGCGGGGTCGCGGCGCACCAGTGCGATCGCCTCGGTCATTCCGCTCACCAGTCGCGTGCGCGGGTCGGTGATTTCGGCGAGGCGCTCGGTGAGCAGTCGATTCAGTGCCCGGGCCTCCCGGTGCACATAGGCGCGGTGCAAAGCCTCCCGGTTCTCGAAATAACGGTAGACGGTCGCGCGTGAACACCCTGCGGCCCGGGCGATCTCGTTCATGCCGACGGTCTCGGGGTCGTGGCCGGTGAACAACGTCGCGGCGGCGTCCAGGATGCGCTCGGCGGCCACCTCGCTGCGCCGGTCGGCCAGCCAGCCCCGGGCGCGGGGAGCGGGGGCCATCACGGGGTGAACGGCATCGACAGCGGCCGGCGCACGTAGCTGCCGCCGGCCCACTCGATGCCCGCCTCGTCGACGGTGAACTCCGGGCAGCGAGCCAGCAGTTCCTCCAGTGCCACCCGTGCCTGCATGCGGGCCGCCTGATTGCCGATGCAGTGGTGAGCGCCGTAGCCGAAGCTCAAGATCTGCGTGGGTTTGCGCCCGACGTCGAGTTCCTCGGCGTCGGGACCGAATCGTCGTTGGTCGCGGTTGGCCGAGGCGTAGAGCAGCAGTACCTTGCGGCCCGTCGGGATCGTGGTGCCCTCGATCGTGACGTCACGGGTGGCGGTGCGGCACAACCCCTGGACCGGGGAGGTCAGCCGCAGCAACTCCTCGACCGCGTCGCGGATCGCCGGCGGATCGGCGACGAGCTGCCGCCGCTGCTCGGGATGGGTGTGCAGCAGTTGCGCCGAACCGCCCAGCATCCCGGTGGTGGTGTCGTTGCCGCCGGTGACCATGGTGAACGCGAACGCGAGGATCGCGAACACCCCGGCGTGGTCGTCGGGGTCGGCGCCGAGCCCGGCCGCGACCAGATGCGAGATCGTGTCGTCACCGGCGTCGGTGCGGCGTCGGTCGATGAGCCCGGCGAAGTAGCCGGTCATCTCGCCGACCGCGCCGCTGGCGCTGGCCACCCCGTCGGGCCGGGTGGTCGCCGCGACGATCGCGTCGGTCCAGCCGTCGAACTGTCGGCGGTCGGCCTCGGGCACTCCGAGGAAATGCGCCACGACCATCGACGGCAGCGGTTTGAACACCTCGGTGACCAGGTCGCCACCGCCGGCGGCGCGCAACCGCTCGAGACGCTCCACCACGAAGGCCCGCACCGCCGGTTCCAGCGCCGCGACTCGGCCCGGCGTGAACGCCCGTGCCACCAGCTTGCGGAATTCGGTGTGCCGGGGCGGGTCCTGCATGACCATCGGCGGGTTGTCGGCCAGTCCGATCATGTCCAGTTCGCCGTCGTTGACGGTCAGTCCTTGTGCCGAGGAGAACGTCTCGTGGTCGCGCGCGGCCTCCCAGACGTCGCCGTGACGTGACAACACGTAATAGTCGGCCGGGCCGGCGGAGCCGCTGCCGTCGGTGACGTGGTGAACCGGGTCGTGGTCACGCAACGCGCGATAGCAGGGCCACGGGTCCGCCCAGGTGTCGGCGTCGAACAGCTGAAACGCCGGCGGCAACGTGTGAGACAGTTGAGCAGCCATGTCTCATTGATAGAACACGTGCGCCTATGTGTCAACCGCTGGTGATGGTCAGATCGCCGCCCCCGGATTGAGGATCCCGGCCGGGTCGAGGGCGTCTTTGATGCGCCGGTTGAGCGCCATCACCTCCTCGCCGAGTTGATCGCCGAGCCACGGCCGCTTCAGCCGGCCCACGCCGTGTTCGCCGGTGATGGTGCCGCCCAGCGACAACGCGAGTTCCATGATCTGGCCGTAGGCCACCTGGGCGCGACGGGTGTTCTCGGCGTCGGCCGGGTCGTGCACGATCAGCGGATGGGTGTTGCCGTCGCCGGCGTGGGCGATCACCGAGATCAACACTTGCTGCTCGGCGGCGATCTGTTCGATCCCGACGACCAGGTCGGCCAGCGCGGGCAGCGGAACCCCCACGTCCTCCAACAGCAGCGGGCCCTTGGCCTCCACGGCCGGGATCGCGTAGCGCCGCGCCGCGATGAACTCCTCACCTTCGGTGGGGTCGTCGGTGGAGAACACCTCCTTGGCGCCGTGCTCGGTGAACACCGAGCCGATCAGCGCGATGTCCTCGGAGCCGGCGGCGCCGCGCTCGTCGGAGGCGGCCACCAGCATCGCCGCCGCGTCGCGGTCCAGGCCCATCCGCAGTTTGTCCTCGACCGCGTTGACCGCCGCCGCGTCCATGAACTCCAGCATCGCCGGACGCATCCGGCCGGCCACCTCCAGAACCGCCTCGCAGGCCTGCCGCACCGAGGCGAAGGTCGCCACCACCACACACGACGGGGGTTGCGCCGGCAGCAACCGCAGCGTGGCCTCGGTGACCACGCCCAGCGCCCCCTCGGAGCCGACGAACAGTCGGGTCAGCGAGAACCCGGCCACATCCTTGAGCCGGGGCCCCCCGAGGCGCACCGCGGTGCCGTCGGCCAGAACCACCTCCACCCCCAGCACGTAGTCGGTGGTGACGCCGTACTTCACACAGCACAGCCCGCCGGCGTTGGTGGCGATATTGCCGCCGATGCTGCAGATCTCGAACGACGACGGGTCCGGCGGGTACCACAGCCCGTGCTCGGCGACCGCCTTTTTCACCTCGGCGTTGAGCAGTCCAGGCTGACACACCGCGGTCTGGGTGACCGGGTCGACGGTGATGGCCCGCATCTTCTCCGTCGACAGCACGATCCCGCCGTCGACGGCGGTGGCGCCGCCGGAGAGCCCGGTGCCCGCACCGCGGGTGATCACCGGCACCCGATGGGCGCTGGCCCAGCGCAGGACCGTCTGCACCTCATCGGTGCGGTGCGGTCGGACCACCGCCAGCGGTGTGCCGGCGGCGGAATCCAGGGCCCGATCCTGGCGGTAGCCCTCGGTGATGGTCGGGTCGGTGACCACCATGCCGTCCGGTAGCGCGGCGACCAACTCGGCCACGACGTCGGCGGTGTCCGCGGCCCCCGCAGGCCCTGCAGTGCTCATGTGTTTCCTCCAGCGGTGTCCGCTCCGATCGTACGGTCGGTCGGGTTTCGGCCTGCCCGGTTCGCCGGGCACGATGGGCAGGTGCTCCCACATCCTCGAACCGGTCGCCTCTTCGATTCCCCGGTCCCCGCCGGTGGCGGGTGGCCCGGAGATCCGGCCACCGCGGCCACGGCGGTCGCCGAGACCGTCGAGCGGGTCGTCGAGTTGGCGGCAGGCGCCGAGTCACTGGCAGAACTCGACGCCGCGGTCAGTGTGTGCCGCGCCTGCCCGCGGCTGGTGCAGTGGCGTGAACAGGTCGCGGTGGAAAAACGCCGGGCCTTCGCCGGTGAGCCGTACTGGGGGCGCCCGGTGCCCAGCTGGGGGGCGGCGCGGCCGCGGATCCTGGTCGTCGGGCTGGCGCCGGCCGCCCACGGCGCCAACCGCACCGGACGGATGTTCACCGGGGACCGATCCGGTGACCAACTGTATGCCGCGCTGCACCGCGCCGGGCTGGTCAACCAGCCGACCAGTGTCGACGCCGCCGACGGACTGCACACCGACTCCGTGCGGATCATCGCGCCGGTGCACTGCGCACCGCCGGGCAATGCACCGAGCACCGTCGAACGCAACACCTGTCTGCCGTGGCTGCACGCGGAATGGCGGCTGATCGCCCCGCATGTGCGGGTGATCATCCCGCTGGGCGGCTTCGCCTGGCAGATCGCGGTGCGGCTGCTGGCCGAGCAGATCACGGCCAAACCCAAACCCAAATTCGGCCACGGTGCGACGGTGACGCTGACCTCGGGGGCCACCCTGCTCGGCTGCTTCCACCCCAGCCAGCAGAACATGTTCACCGGCCGGCTCACCCCGGCCATGCTCGACGACATCTTCACCCGGGCGGCCCGGCTGTCGGGAACGTCTCGGCCCGACCCGGCGTTGTAGGCAGTCGTGCGTCTCTCCGTCCTCGATCTGATCCCGGTTCGTACCGACCAGGCCACCGCCGACGCGTTGGCCGCCACCGTCCGGTTGGCTCAGGTGGCCGATCGGCTCGGCTACACCCGCTACTGGGTGGCCGAACACCACAACATGCCCTCGGTCGCCGCGACCAGCCCACCGGTGGTGCTGGGATATCTGGCCGGCCAGACCGCCGAGCTGCGGCTCGGCTCGGGCGGGGTGATGCTGCCCAACCATGCGCCGCTGGCGGTGGCCGAACAGTTCGCGCTGCTCGAGGCCGCCGCGCCCGGGCGCATCGATCTGGGCATCGGCCGCGCCCCCGGCAGCGACCCGGTGACCTCGATGGCGCTGCGCGGCTGGAGCGGACGCGACGCCGCGGCGCTGGACTCCGACATCGCGAACTTCCCGGACTACCTCGACCAGGTGCGCGCCATGATGAGCCGGCGCGGGGTGCGCGTGGCGATCCCCGACCGCGACTACACCCTGAGGGCCACCCCCGCCGCGCGCGGCGAACCGGTGCTGTGGCTGCTGGGGTCCTCGCTCTACTCGGCACGACTGGCGGCCGCCAAGGGGCTGCCCTACGTGTTCGCCCACCATTTCTCCGGGCGTGGCACCGCCGAGGCGCTGCAGGTGTACCGCAGTCAGTTCCGGCCCAGCGCGTGGTGCGGCGAACCCCGGACGTTCCTCACCGCCAACGCCTCGGTGGCGCCGACCCGGGCCGAAGCCGAGGAGTTGCTGTTGCCGAACCTGCAGATGATGGCGCGGCTACGCACCGGGGAGGCGCTCGGGGCCCTCGACGTGGTCGAAGACGCCCAGGATGCGCATCTCTCGCAGGCCCAGCAGCGGATCGTGGCGGCCGGTTTGGCGCGCGCTGTCGTCGGCGCACCCGCGGAGGCCGCCGATCAGGTGCGTCGGCTCGCCGACGAATTCGACGTCGACGAGGTCATGATCAGCCCGGCCGCCTCGGTGCGCCGCGGCACCGACCCGGCCACCAGCCCCGGTCGGGAGCGCACCCTGGAGCTTTTGGCCCACGAATTGCTGTGAGGGTAGGGCGAATACCGGGTCACCGCGGAGTCAACACCACGACCGGGATCGGCCGTGAGGTCCGCCGCTGATAGGCCGTGTAGCGATCGGAGTTGTTGGCGTTGACGATTCGCCACAACCGAGCGTATTCGTCCGCGTCGGGCAACACCGGCCGGGCGGTCACCGCCATCCGCCGGGGTCCGAGGTTGATCTCCACCTCGGGTCGGGCTTTGAGATTGTGGTACCAGCCCGGCGAACGGTCGGCGCCGGCCAGCGAGGCGACGATCAGATAATCCGCACCGTCGCGGGCGTAGGTCAGCGAGACGGTGCGCGCCAGACCTGTCTTGGCCCCGACGGTGTGCAGCAACAGGCTCGGCGGCGCCCCCGGTACCCGGTGCCCGATCCAGCCGTTGGTGGATCGATACACGGTGTCGTGCAGGCGCAACAGCCGGAAGCCGACGTTGCGCTCAAGCCACTGGGGGATGCTCCGTGAGACACTCATTGCCTTCTCCTCGATCCGTCGATGTGTGATGGTGCGACCGGGTGAGCGGTTCACCGGTCCGCCCGGGGATGGGCCGAGCGGGCCAGCGCGTTGCGCGGACGCAAGAACCCCGGCTGCTGGCGTTTGCGGACGGCGCGTACGACCCCG
This sequence is a window from Mycolicibacillus parakoreensis. Protein-coding genes within it:
- a CDS encoding acyltransferase family protein, whose amino-acid sequence is MIVSRDMPAQGGLEQIPSGYRVESLTGIRAVAALLVVCTHAAFTTGKYPEGYFGAFWSRTEIGVPIFFVLSGFLLFRPWVQASRHGRAGPSLRRYARHRVRRIMPAYVVTVLAAYAVYHFRTAGPNPGHTVAGLLRNLTLTQIYTDNYVYSYLHQGLTQMWSLAVEVGFYAALPLLAYVLLVLLCRRRWRPDLLLAGLAVAAAVSPAWLILVHSVDWLPDGARLWPPAYLMWFVAGMVLTVLQALEVRVYGFAVIPLAVVCYVIAATPIAGEPTTSPRELIQALVKVVFYAVIAALAVAPLALGDRGWYARALGTRPMVWLGEISYEIFLIHMVLMEIAMVDVLHWQIWTGSMWVLFAVTVVLTVPLAWLLHYLTWDLPARRRARRQRPR
- a CDS encoding TetR/AcrR family transcriptional regulator, which produces MAPAPRARGWLADRRSEVAAERILDAAATLFTGHDPETVGMNEIARAAGCSRATVYRYFENREALHRAYVHREARALNRLLTERLAEITDPRTRLVSGMTEAIALVRRDPALSSWFARTGPLGGEMADRSEVIIAMVAAFLEQLQPDAAPMGPDAQRRARWVVRVMTSLLVFPGRDEAEEAAMLTEFVAPLVVPSVRRG
- a CDS encoding FAD-binding oxidoreductase, producing MSVSLADRLRSVVGSGHLSTDADVLAGRSVDYTGRYRGHASALVRPGCADQVAAVLQVCQESGAHVTVQGGRTSLVAGTVPHHDDVLLCTDRLTELSAVDETERRVRVGAGVSLAALQRTAAAAGLLFGVDLAARDTATVGGMASTNAGGLHTIRYGNMGEQVLGLQVALPTGELLRRYSRVRRDNTGYDLPALFVGAEGTLGVITEVEVRLHRPTAHRVTAVCGFAELTALLDAARIFADVDGIAALELIDGAATALTDEHLGVPAPVDGTWLLLVEVAADHDPTEALGDALAAVRACGEPAVAVDVAARQRLWRTREAITDVLGVFGPPLKFDVSLPLEEIAGFTARAGALLAEHAPDAIPVLFGHLGEGNLHLNVLRCALTESREHRLDAAMMDLITGCGGNVSSEHGVGVRKREYLGMSRGTADIAAMRTLKAAFDPTGYLNSAVLFS
- a CDS encoding FAD-binding oxidoreductase, translated to MSTAGPAGAADTADVVAELVAALPDGMVVTDPTITEGYRQDRALDSAAGTPLAVVRPHRTDEVQTVLRWASAHRVPVITRGAGTGLSGGATAVDGGIVLSTEKMRAITVDPVTQTAVCQPGLLNAEVKKAVAEHGLWYPPDPSSFEICSIGGNIATNAGGLCCVKYGVTTDYVLGVEVVLADGTAVRLGGPRLKDVAGFSLTRLFVGSEGALGVVTEATLRLLPAQPPSCVVVATFASVRQACEAVLEVAGRMRPAMLEFMDAAAVNAVEDKLRMGLDRDAAAMLVAASDERGAAGSEDIALIGSVFTEHGAKEVFSTDDPTEGEEFIAARRYAIPAVEAKGPLLLEDVGVPLPALADLVVGIEQIAAEQQVLISVIAHAGDGNTHPLIVHDPADAENTRRAQVAYGQIMELALSLGGTITGEHGVGRLKRPWLGDQLGEEVMALNRRIKDALDPAGILNPGAAI
- a CDS encoding cytochrome P450, producing MAAQLSHTLPPAFQLFDADTWADPWPCYRALRDHDPVHHVTDGSGSAGPADYYVLSRHGDVWEAARDHETFSSAQGLTVNDGELDMIGLADNPPMVMQDPPRHTEFRKLVARAFTPGRVAALEPAVRAFVVERLERLRAAGGGDLVTEVFKPLPSMVVAHFLGVPEADRRQFDGWTDAIVAATTRPDGVASASGAVGEMTGYFAGLIDRRRTDAGDDTISHLVAAGLGADPDDHAGVFAILAFAFTMVTGGNDTTTGMLGGSAQLLHTHPEQRRQLVADPPAIRDAVEELLRLTSPVQGLCRTATRDVTIEGTTIPTGRKVLLLYASANRDQRRFGPDAEELDVGRKPTQILSFGYGAHHCIGNQAARMQARVALEELLARCPEFTVDEAGIEWAGGSYVRRPLSMPFTP
- a CDS encoding LLM class flavin-dependent oxidoreductase, with product MRLSVLDLIPVRTDQATADALAATVRLAQVADRLGYTRYWVAEHHNMPSVAATSPPVVLGYLAGQTAELRLGSGGVMLPNHAPLAVAEQFALLEAAAPGRIDLGIGRAPGSDPVTSMALRGWSGRDAAALDSDIANFPDYLDQVRAMMSRRGVRVAIPDRDYTLRATPAARGEPVLWLLGSSLYSARLAAAKGLPYVFAHHFSGRGTAEALQVYRSQFRPSAWCGEPRTFLTANASVAPTRAEAEELLLPNLQMMARLRTGEALGALDVVEDAQDAHLSQAQQRIVAAGLARAVVGAPAEAADQVRRLADEFDVDEVMISPAASVRRGTDPATSPGRERTLELLAHELL
- a CDS encoding DEAD/DEAH box helicase, with the protein product MTSPDSAESPAAEPTATEPSAASPPVPTFAELNLHPAVLQAVTDVGYESPSAIQEATIPALMAGSDVVGLAQTGTGKTAAFATPILSKIDTSAKTTQALVLAPTRELALQVAEAFSRYGAHLSGLNVLPIYGGSSYGVQLAGLRRGAQVVVGTPGRVIDHLERGTLDLSRVDYLVLDEADEMLQMGFAEDVERILADTPEYRQVALFSATMPRAIRAITAKYLHDPVEVTVKAKTATAENITQRYIQVSGPRKMDALTRVLEVEPFEAMIVFVRTKQATEEVAEKLRARGLAAAAINGDIVQAQRERTIGALKDGTLDILVATDVAARGLDVERISHVLNYDIPQDTESYVHRIGRTGRAGRSGAALLFVSPRERHLLKAIEKATRQKLTEAQLPTVEDVNAQRVSKFRDSITDTLAAPGLDLFRSLIEDYERDHDVPLADIAAALALQSRNGDEFLMVEPPPEKRRERRDRKTERDSRTGRHTGPRSGFATYRIAVGKRHKIGPGAIVGAIANEGGLQRSDFGHISIHPNFSLVELPAKLPRKTFKALENTRISGVLINLQPDRAPGKSGRRDPAKPRRKPTE
- a CDS encoding LppP/LprE family lipoprotein, with protein sequence MTAGRSSRWIAGPGVILLAWGLAACGSGDSTVAKTPTPTTTIAEPVPESSTAASSSPPSSSPPPGPADPCAVNLAAPTVARAVSELPRDPRSGQPWNPEPLAGNYNECAQLSAVIVAANTNAEHPNTRAVMFHLGKFIPEGVPDTYGFTGIDTAQCTGDTVALTYSTGLAGLDSVVKFRWNGNGVELIANSVR
- a CDS encoding nitroreductase family deazaflavin-dependent oxidoreductase; translated protein: MSVSRSIPQWLERNVGFRLLRLHDTVYRSTNGWIGHRVPGAPPSLLLHTVGAKTGLARTVSLTYARDGADYLIVASLAGADRSPGWYHNLKARPEVEINLGPRRMAVTARPVLPDADEYARLWRIVNANNSDRYTAYQRRTSRPIPVVVLTPR
- a CDS encoding uracil-DNA glycosylase, which codes for MLPHPRTGRLFDSPVPAGGGWPGDPATAATAVAETVERVVELAAGAESLAELDAAVSVCRACPRLVQWREQVAVEKRRAFAGEPYWGRPVPSWGAARPRILVVGLAPAAHGANRTGRMFTGDRSGDQLYAALHRAGLVNQPTSVDAADGLHTDSVRIIAPVHCAPPGNAPSTVERNTCLPWLHAEWRLIAPHVRVIIPLGGFAWQIAVRLLAEQITAKPKPKFGHGATVTLTSGATLLGCFHPSQQNMFTGRLTPAMLDDIFTRAARLSGTSRPDPAL